A region of [Chlorobium] sp. 445 DNA encodes the following proteins:
- a CDS encoding cytochrome bc complex cytochrome b subunit, with product MMKALYRWVDERLSLSEIIKFASKKTVPAHRHSFWYFWGGISLFFFIVQCLTGVLLLVYYRPGPEAYESVRQITNEIEFGWLIRSAHSWSANLMVVAVFVHMFSVYFMKAYRAPREFGWWSGMLLLILTLLFGFSGYLLPMDELAYFATKVGLSIPEALPVIGQPMTNLFRGGLEVSEITVQRFFALHVVVMPAIFLPILIFHLWLVQKHGNATLPSEEAKPASERKSIPFFPNFLMQDLAMWLIALNVLALCASIYPWGIGEEADPLKPAPEGIHPEWYFMSAFQTLKILGKMFSGELAAFGEGLGITLFTLGLLLWTLIPLYDNKHVNGRRARNATYFGLLALGIIIVTTIWGYMSI from the coding sequence ATGATGAAAGCGCTTTATCGCTGGGTCGATGAGCGGCTAAGTCTGAGCGAGATTATCAAGTTTGCTTCAAAAAAGACCGTGCCTGCACATCGCCACTCGTTTTGGTATTTCTGGGGCGGTATTTCTCTCTTCTTTTTTATCGTGCAATGCCTGACTGGCGTCCTGCTCTTGGTCTATTACCGCCCGGGTCCCGAAGCCTATGAATCGGTACGACAAATCACCAATGAGATTGAGTTTGGTTGGCTGATTCGCTCTGCTCACTCATGGTCAGCAAACTTGATGGTGGTTGCGGTCTTCGTGCACATGTTCTCCGTTTATTTTATGAAAGCCTATCGCGCGCCGCGTGAATTTGGCTGGTGGAGCGGCATGCTACTTCTGATTCTGACCCTACTTTTTGGCTTCAGCGGCTACCTGCTGCCGATGGACGAGCTGGCTTACTTTGCCACAAAAGTCGGGCTCTCCATTCCAGAAGCCCTGCCCGTGATTGGTCAGCCCATGACCAACCTTTTCCGTGGCGGATTGGAAGTGAGCGAAATTACGGTGCAGCGGTTCTTTGCCTTGCATGTTGTTGTCATGCCCGCCATCTTTTTGCCAATCTTGATTTTTCATCTCTGGCTCGTACAAAAGCATGGCAACGCAACCCTACCGAGTGAAGAAGCCAAACCAGCTTCGGAACGCAAGTCGATTCCTTTTTTTCCGAACTTTTTGATGCAAGATTTAGCCATGTGGCTCATTGCACTCAATGTGCTTGCCCTTTGTGCGTCTATCTACCCGTGGGGCATCGGCGAAGAAGCCGACCCTCTAAAGCCTGCCCCTGAGGGCATCCATCCTGAATGGTATTTTATGAGTGCCTTCCAGACGCTGAAAATTCTGGGTAAGATGTTTTCAGGCGAACTTGCCGCTTTCGGTGAAGGCTTAGGCATCACGCTGTTCACCTTGGGCTTGCTGCTTTGGACCCTGATTCCACTTTATGACAACAAGCATGTCAATGGTCGCCGTGCGCGTAATGCGACTTACTTTGGATTGCTTGCGCTCGGAATCATTATCGTTACGACCATCTGGGGCTATATGTCTATCTGA